The Comamonas piscis region CGGCTATTTGATATTCCGCCGCTGTATCTGTGGTCTGGCCTGGTATTAATAAATGGATTGCTGACTTTTACGCCAATTTCAGGATGCGGCGTTTTTAGGGTCGACTAAAACCTCACTGTCATGATGTTAAGCAAGTGAATAGATATCACTTGGGTTATCACTGCTGTCTTTCAACGCGATAACGCATCCAAACCACTTCTGCTTCCAGCGTTTCGACTGACATGAGTCGCAGTCTTCGTCCGGAAGCGGGCCGCTCGTTGGCATCTTGGCCTTGGTAATCAAATATGCTGGGGATGCCCGCCAAGCCATCTATGCCTGGATAAACCAATAGGCTGATTTCATCAATGAGGTCCGCTTTGAGAAATGCACCATTGATGGTTCCTCCGCCCTCCAAAAGCAAGCATTCGGTTTGAAAATCAGCACCGATGCAGTCCATGGCGGTGGCAAGGTCATGGCCATCATCTCCGGCAAATAGATAAGAAACCCCGTCGGCACGTAGCTCAGCGAGATAGTCCTCCGAGACTCGGCTGCCCAGTACAGTGACGAGGTGCTCTTTGCCGATATGGTCCACGCCATAGTGGAGCTTTCCCGAAGGATCAATCGTAATGGCCAAATTGCGCTGTTGGCGATTACCCATGTGGCTGGTTCTTGCAGTCGCTTGGGATGAGGTTTTGGCAGCATGTTCTGCGCCCCGCACCATATCGGCCATGGTTTTTCGCCCCACGATCCAGCCCTGTGCCCCCAACTTTGCTGCAGATTCTTCGTATATCTCCAAGACCTTGTTTTTACCCGCACTGTCGGGTAATGGCGTCCAGCGGTTGGAAATAAGACGGCCGTCGATCGAGCCTATCATGTGGCAGATTATTTTGGGTCGCATATTTATATTTTCTGAAATGGTGGGGTAAATGAATGGGTATATATCAGTAAGCCAGGAAGCGTCCTGCAAAAACAGTACCCGTCCAACACAGCATTGAAATCAAGGCTGCGATTTTTGCCGATGTTGGTGGAGTCTGCTCTTCGTCCCAGGTCATGACGGTTTTATATATTCCCTGGTGAAAGATGAGAATATTAAAGCCCGCAATAACGATCAGGCCAAACTTCCAAACGGCAGCAGGACTTTCGCCCACCGCCAGCGCAATGGCGCTGAACATGGGCAGTCCGGTGCACAGGACGATGCCAAATCCCAGATGCGACAACGGCAGCAGATGGCGCATGGTGACGGTGACGGGAACTTGTCTACGCGCCATTCCGAGCAACCGCAGGTCAACGATGAACGCCGGCCCGATCAGCAGTGCAATGCCCAATACATGCAGGCTCATCAGCACAGGGTAGAGGAAGGGGGTAGTGCGTACGACTTCTCCAGCCCCTGAGCGTTCAATAGCTCCCAAGATGTCCCAGAACATTCGTTTTATTTCGACGGTGCGGCGGGCGCTGATTCTGGCTGTTGTGGCAGTGAGGTCAGTTGCTGCCATACGCCCTGACCGTTTGCTAGCCAGAACATCATCGGACGCAATTCACGGTCCTGGCTGGCACTGAGAAATCCAACCACTTCCATTTTCTCGCCTACTTTCAACGCGCGGTCCAGGCCCCAGCGTTCCATCCACTCGGGGCCTGCAAGCACCAGGCGCAGTTCCTTTTGTTCGCCACCGTAGGGCCGGGCTGAATTCATGGTCGCGAGTGCGCTGGCTGGGTCTGCGCCGGGAGGGGCGGCACGGCTTTTCCAATTGGCCGGCAGCTTCGTGGTCTCCACTTTGAGGCGCACTTCGCTGTGCGGATTTCCCCAGCGTACATAGGTCACTGTGCCTGCGGCGAAATAAGCATGGCGGGTGTTGAAGGAACTCCAACCGTGGTGTGCGGACGCGTATGGCATCCATGCATATCCGAGAGCGACTGCGAAAAGCAGCTTGAGAAATGCGTTGGTGACGCTGGAAATCTTCATCTGATGTCCTGAGTGATGGGGCAATGAAAGCCAGGCGGACGAGCGACCGCCCAAGAGGTGTGCCCACTCTAGGTGCAAAAGCCGCAGGCCGGTACCTGCGGCAATCGATGGCACTTATGTAGGAATTTCATGAGTCCACCTTCTGCACAAGATGCATGCGGCCTTGCGATGGAGTTGCGGTCCCTAAAAAGGCGTATCCAGCTTGGTGACGACGACGTGCCAAACGAGGCGGTGGCTGCAAGGGCGCTGTCTGCCCCTTGGATCGCAGCTCGTCATCACCCATGTCGACGCGTCTTTTTAATGAAAATTTCTCATATTTGCAATCGAATTCCGGTTCTTAACAAAAGGAATTGTGGTGGTCAGAATCACTACTTCATTGCCCCGATGCCTTCTTTGTTCAGCCTTCGTTGAACTGGATTTCATCTGCTCGTCAGAGGCAGAGCCAGCCACTTGAGTCCGGATGAAGTGAGGCGATCGAGGGTGTTTCGGAACCTCAGCGTCAACAGAATTTTCATAACGCAAGCGCTGCTGATGTCATGACCCTGTCCATAAAGGAATTGAGATGAAGAAAATTTTGGCTACCGCCGGCGTACTGGCTTCTGTCGCTGCTAGCACCGTGTATGCCCAAGGCATTGAGATCACGCACGGTGGGCAACATCCCACTCGCCCCGGTGACCCGTCGCAGTTTTCTGGGAACGTCTCGATCGATGCCTTGACGACCAAGGGCAGCGCGGCATTCGCCGGCTCCGGCTTGGTGGCCTTTGCACCCGGGGCTCGCACCGCGTGGCATTCACATCCCGCAGGCCAGTGGCTGTATGTGACGGTGGGGAATGGCTGGGTTCAGCAAGAAGGACAGGCTGTGCAAGCCCTGAAAGCCGGGGATGCTGTCTGGATTCCGGCAGGTGTCAAACATTGGCATGGGGCTACCGAAAAAAACGCGATGAGCCATGTGGCAGTCACTCCCCATCTGGACGGCAAGAACGTTGCCTGGATGGAGCAAGTCAGTGATGCGGATTACGGCAAGCGTTGAGCGCGTGTGGGCACTCTTTAGAAAGAACGATATGAAAACACACCTCTTGCTTGTCGCATCGGCAGCGTTCCTGCTCACGGCCTGTGCCAGCAAACAGCCAGCCCCAGCCGGCAAGCCAGCATCCCGAAGCACAGGCCCGTCGGCAGAGCAGATTGCAGCCGTTTCACCAGGTCTGGCCCGATTCACGGCGCAAACGATTGACGCTGGCCTCTGGAATCGCCCAGGCCTGTCTCGCCGCGATCGCAGCCTCATCACCCTGTCCGCGCAAATCGCGCGAAACCAATCGACTGAGCTTGGCAACCAGATCGCGTTTGCCCTGGACAACGGCGTGACGCCCGCTGAGGTGTCCGAGCTCATTACGCATCTGGCTTTCTATGCAAGCATTGGCAATGCCATGAGTGCTGTGACAGCTGCCCGGTCGGTGTTTGTGAACCGCAACATTGGCATAGAGGCACTGCCTGCGGCGCAGGGCGGGCTGCTTGCACTGGATGAGAAGTCAGAGGCAAGCCGTGCTGAACGCGTAGAAGCAAACTTCGGCGCAGTGGCGCCGGGCGTAGTTCAAGCCACTACGGATGTGCTGTTTCGCGATCTTTGGTTGCGGCCGGGTCTGAGCCCCCGAGATCGAAGCTTGGTGACCGTCAGCGCATTGATTGCCGTTGGTCAGGTGGCTCAGGTTCCGGTTCATCTGAATAAAGCCATGGACAACGGATTGACCGAGGGCGAGGTGTCTGAAGCGCTGACCCAGGTGGCGTATTACGCCGGATGGCCCAACGTCTTTTCAGCAATGCCTGTGGTCAAGGATGTCTTTTCCAAGCGACCCGCATGATGAAGCCCACGAACAGACGACCTGGCCTTCAGGCCAGCCTCGTGTCTTTGACCCTGCTCATGGCTTTAACAGCAGTGGCCAATGATGCCTGGTCACAAGGCAACACGCGGGTGGCGTTTCCAGAGGGCTACCAGCGCGGCGTTCACTACGCCACGGTGGAGCGCGGAAACATCCGAGAAGAGATTTTTACCAGCCGCGAAGCCATTGACGCTGCCAAGAAGAAC contains the following coding sequences:
- a CDS encoding carboxymuconolactone decarboxylase family protein, which codes for MKTHLLLVASAAFLLTACASKQPAPAGKPASRSTGPSAEQIAAVSPGLARFTAQTIDAGLWNRPGLSRRDRSLITLSAQIARNQSTELGNQIAFALDNGVTPAEVSELITHLAFYASIGNAMSAVTAARSVFVNRNIGIEALPAAQGGLLALDEKSEASRAERVEANFGAVAPGVVQATTDVLFRDLWLRPGLSPRDRSLVTVSALIAVGQVAQVPVHLNKAMDNGLTEGEVSEALTQVAYYAGWPNVFSAMPVVKDVFSKRPA
- a CDS encoding dihydrofolate reductase family protein, with product MRPKIICHMIGSIDGRLISNRWTPLPDSAGKNKVLEIYEESAAKLGAQGWIVGRKTMADMVRGAEHAAKTSSQATARTSHMGNRQQRNLAITIDPSGKLHYGVDHIGKEHLVTVLGSRVSEDYLAELRADGVSYLFAGDDGHDLATAMDCIGADFQTECLLLEGGGTINGAFLKADLIDEISLLVYPGIDGLAGIPSIFDYQGQDANERPASGRRLRLMSVETLEAEVVWMRYRVERQQ
- a CDS encoding DUF6644 family protein: MFWDILGAIERSGAGEVVRTTPFLYPVLMSLHVLGIALLIGPAFIVDLRLLGMARRQVPVTVTMRHLLPLSHLGFGIVLCTGLPMFSAIALAVGESPAAVWKFGLIVIAGFNILIFHQGIYKTVMTWDEEQTPPTSAKIAALISMLCWTGTVFAGRFLAY
- a CDS encoding cupin domain-containing protein, with the translated sequence MKKILATAGVLASVAASTVYAQGIEITHGGQHPTRPGDPSQFSGNVSIDALTTKGSAAFAGSGLVAFAPGARTAWHSHPAGQWLYVTVGNGWVQQEGQAVQALKAGDAVWIPAGVKHWHGATEKNAMSHVAVTPHLDGKNVAWMEQVSDADYGKR